In the Candidatus Electrothrix rattekaaiensis genome, one interval contains:
- a CDS encoding molybdopterin-dependent oxidoreductase → MSRKIIQSVCRICHGGCGALITVENGRVVKVTGDPDSPMSKGWMCIKGMSTPEIANHPDRLTRPLRRKKGGGWEPLSWEEALDEISERVEAIRRKTGPESIALGQGTGRHHYLHTVRFANALGTPNWYEPGLAQCFIPRISVSNLTYGGFVVGDYYGKVKPKCILFWGHNPLVSSADGELAIAARRCLDQGTIGIAVDPRRSETAQRCQLWLPVRPGTDAALALTMIHVLIRDNLYDQAFVEQWTTGFAELATVTESCTPAWGEQITGVPASQIGEAARLYATTKPAILDWGLGIEQNTNCLQTVRAIACLRALSGNIDVPGGDILGMNILNAYPTLAHTLPKGTRAKRLGAETYKLLAGWRAFMPSAHIPTLLKAMQQGEPYPVRGMLVFGGNPLLTLANSNQVHDALRSLDLLVVTDLFMTPTAAMADYVLPAAFWPEVEQVIGYPLVAENMVFAQQKATQHGECRQDEWIMDEISKRLNLPGSEESLADVINQRLARLGMTYEQLQEKGWVYPEHIYYKYQEKGFRTRSKKIEISSSALARLGYDPLPSYLEPPESPVSRPDLRESFPYILITGARKREFFHSEQRQVASLRRLRPEPQAELHPDQAQEHDIQSGDWILVKSPRGSIRVKALVTDRIRFGTVSVEHGWWFPEKEGPEFGFLEANANVLTNNGPPYDSAFGTYQLRGLLCTVQKEKREERKDDEA, encoded by the coding sequence ATGAGCAGAAAAATTATTCAAAGCGTCTGTCGTATCTGCCACGGCGGCTGCGGTGCCCTGATTACGGTTGAGAACGGCAGGGTCGTTAAAGTCACCGGAGATCCTGATTCCCCCATGAGTAAGGGATGGATGTGTATCAAGGGAATGTCTACGCCGGAGATTGCCAATCATCCTGATCGCCTGACGCGCCCCCTGCGTCGGAAAAAGGGCGGGGGCTGGGAGCCGCTCTCTTGGGAGGAAGCTCTGGACGAGATCAGCGAGCGGGTAGAGGCCATTCGTCGGAAGACAGGCCCAGAATCCATCGCGTTAGGGCAAGGAACAGGGCGACATCACTATCTGCATACGGTTCGCTTTGCCAATGCCCTAGGCACACCCAACTGGTACGAACCCGGTTTGGCGCAATGCTTTATCCCCCGAATCTCGGTATCCAACCTGACCTATGGCGGTTTTGTGGTCGGGGATTATTACGGCAAGGTCAAGCCGAAATGCATCCTGTTTTGGGGCCATAATCCGCTGGTTTCCAGCGCGGATGGTGAATTGGCTATAGCAGCGAGGCGTTGCCTTGATCAGGGGACAATCGGTATTGCTGTTGATCCCCGCCGATCCGAAACAGCTCAGCGTTGTCAGCTCTGGTTGCCTGTGCGGCCCGGTACTGATGCAGCCCTTGCCTTGACCATGATCCATGTTCTTATTCGGGATAATTTGTACGATCAGGCATTTGTTGAGCAATGGACCACTGGTTTTGCAGAGTTAGCCACAGTGACGGAGAGCTGTACCCCGGCATGGGGCGAGCAAATCACCGGCGTTCCGGCTTCTCAGATAGGCGAGGCAGCACGGCTGTACGCTACAACAAAACCGGCTATCCTTGATTGGGGACTTGGGATAGAGCAGAATACCAACTGCCTCCAGACTGTCCGGGCCATTGCCTGCCTTCGGGCCTTGAGCGGGAATATTGATGTGCCGGGCGGAGATATCCTGGGCATGAATATCCTGAACGCCTATCCAACCTTGGCCCATACCCTGCCAAAGGGGACCAGGGCAAAACGTCTTGGTGCGGAGACCTATAAGCTACTGGCAGGTTGGCGGGCCTTTATGCCCTCTGCTCATATCCCGACTCTGCTCAAGGCCATGCAGCAGGGTGAGCCTTACCCGGTCCGGGGAATGCTGGTGTTTGGCGGTAATCCCCTGCTGACCCTGGCAAACAGCAATCAGGTCCATGATGCCCTCCGCTCTCTAGACTTGCTGGTGGTGACCGATCTGTTCATGACACCGACAGCGGCAATGGCGGATTATGTTTTACCTGCGGCCTTCTGGCCGGAAGTGGAGCAGGTGATCGGTTATCCCTTGGTTGCGGAAAACATGGTCTTTGCCCAACAAAAGGCGACCCAGCACGGGGAGTGTCGGCAGGACGAGTGGATTATGGATGAGATCAGTAAACGGCTCAACCTGCCCGGCTCGGAAGAGAGCTTGGCCGATGTCATTAATCAGCGCCTTGCCCGGCTGGGAATGACGTATGAACAGCTTCAGGAAAAAGGATGGGTCTATCCTGAGCATATCTATTATAAATATCAGGAAAAGGGCTTCAGAACTCGATCAAAAAAAATCGAGATCTCCAGCTCTGCTTTGGCCCGTTTAGGTTACGACCCCCTTCCTTCGTATCTCGAACCGCCGGAAAGTCCAGTTAGTCGCCCTGATTTACGGGAATCCTTTCCCTATATCCTGATAACCGGGGCCAGGAAACGGGAATTTTTTCATAGTGAGCAGCGACAGGTGGCCTCGTTGCGCAGACTTCGCCCGGAACCGCAGGCAGAATTGCACCCGGACCAAGCCCAAGAGCATGATATCCAGAGCGGTGATTGGATTTTAGTCAAATCACCCAGGGGCAGCATTCGGGTGAAGGCCTTGGTAACCGATAGGATTCGATTTGGAACGGTCAGTGTGGAGCACGGCTGGTGGTTCCCGGAAAAAGAGGGGCCGGAGTTTGGCTTTCTTGAGGCAAACGCAAATGTTTTGACCAATAACGGACCACCCTATGATTCGGCCTTTGGTACCTATCAGTTACGCGGGTTGCTCTGTACTGTCCAAAAGGAAAAAAGAGAGGAGAGGAAAGATGATGAGGCCTAG
- a CDS encoding sugar transferase encodes MMRPSKKAICLAEIFTDFLVLFLAVIVAYSLYGHLVGKALPGGLVAYCQLGLFAGLVGTLTFYFIGLYRHQASMMNLLETRKIIKTSLLLFLLLILYTFFARAEYSRITLCLALILALPLLLFGRFVFFKFNQYLYLRGINVRRVLIYGAGSTGRLLFQSILNTPKLGYEPIGFFDPDGDKEQIRELCPQDPDSILLLASSKQCVQAIEEHKVQDIFLSSQMNGEELYTLLAFCRDRQVAFHIVPYLQPLFTEKIELSSINGIPLVSFKEQTIEVVEDWLRRGVDLVLSVLFLLITAPFTLCMALLIKLDSQGPIFFRQTRIGKDGAPFTIYKFRTMYTDAPVFHNSPTESTDARITKVGRFLRKTSLDELPQFLNVLEGTMSLVGPRPEMEFIVKNVYNDLYRQRLRVKPGITGIWQISADRTREIHEDISYDLFYIANRSLLLDMLILIRTVPALLMMKTH; translated from the coding sequence ATGATGAGGCCTAGTAAAAAAGCAATTTGTCTTGCAGAAATTTTTACGGATTTTCTTGTTCTTTTTCTCGCTGTGATAGTTGCTTATTCTCTTTATGGGCATCTTGTTGGTAAAGCTCTTCCTGGCGGACTTGTCGCTTACTGTCAGCTCGGTTTGTTTGCTGGACTTGTCGGGACGCTGACCTTTTATTTCATAGGGCTCTATCGTCATCAGGCCAGCATGATGAACCTGCTTGAGACCAGGAAAATCATCAAAACCAGCTTGTTGCTTTTTTTGCTGCTTATCCTCTATACTTTTTTTGCCCGAGCAGAGTATTCAAGAATCACTCTCTGTCTTGCGCTCATCTTGGCACTTCCTTTGCTCTTATTTGGGCGCTTTGTTTTTTTTAAATTCAACCAATACCTTTATCTCCGAGGAATAAATGTTCGGCGCGTGTTGATATACGGTGCAGGTTCCACCGGTCGATTGCTCTTTCAGTCCATTTTGAATACCCCTAAGTTAGGATATGAGCCCATTGGTTTTTTTGACCCTGATGGGGACAAAGAACAAATTCGGGAACTTTGCCCGCAGGATCCAGACAGTATTCTCCTGCTGGCCAGCTCCAAGCAATGCGTTCAGGCGATTGAGGAGCACAAGGTTCAAGATATCTTTTTAAGTTCTCAGATGAACGGGGAAGAGTTGTACACCCTGCTGGCTTTTTGCCGTGATCGCCAAGTCGCTTTTCATATTGTCCCCTATTTGCAGCCGTTATTTACGGAGAAGATTGAGCTGAGCTCAATAAATGGCATCCCTCTTGTTTCTTTTAAAGAACAGACCATAGAGGTTGTTGAGGATTGGTTAAGAAGAGGTGTTGATCTGGTTTTGTCCGTCTTGTTTCTGCTGATTACAGCTCCGTTTACTCTTTGCATGGCCTTGCTGATCAAGCTGGACTCCCAAGGCCCTATTTTTTTCAGGCAGACAAGAATTGGTAAGGACGGTGCGCCGTTTACCATTTATAAATTTCGAACCATGTATACAGACGCCCCTGTCTTTCATAATTCGCCGACAGAGAGTACTGATGCCAGAATCACCAAAGTAGGGAGGTTTTTACGCAAGACGAGTCTGGATGAGCTGCCACAATTTCTCAATGTCTTGGAGGGCACGATGAGTTTGGTCGGGCCCAGGCCTGAGATGGAGTTTATTGTTAAAAATGTCTATAACGATCTTTACCGTCAACGTCTTCGAGTCAAACCCGGTATTACCGGTATCTGGCAGATCAGCGCGGATAGAACCCGAGAGATTCATGAAGATATTTCCTATGATTTGTTTTATATAGCCAATAGATCCTTGCTCTTGGATATGCTTATTTTGATCAGGACGGTCCCTGCTCTCCTTATGATGAAGACCCATTGA
- a CDS encoding ABC transporter permease, with protein sequence MTFWAKPFFYLGDNCLYLLADLGRMGIFFFAALAGLFKRPFRGKELIKQLHFIGAGSIVVVFFTALSSGMVLGLQGVYTLQKFGADGMLGSGVALTLIMELGPILTALMVAGRAGSAMCAEIGIMRISEQIDALECMAIDPFRYLITPKFLAAIISVPLLTAMFDVVGIYGGYLAGVKLMGVSSGSFFNGMMNSVTNHDIQLGLIKSFVFAFLLVWISTGRGYFVLQIRGAGFGAESVSKVTTQAVVLSSISVLIFDYLLTAVLL encoded by the coding sequence ATGACATTCTGGGCCAAGCCCTTTTTTTACCTCGGTGATAACTGCCTCTATCTGCTTGCTGACTTAGGCAGGATGGGGATATTCTTCTTTGCTGCCTTAGCTGGCCTGTTCAAGCGTCCTTTTCGAGGAAAAGAGCTTATTAAGCAACTGCACTTTATAGGAGCTGGTTCCATAGTTGTGGTGTTTTTCACTGCCTTGTCCTCCGGTATGGTGCTCGGACTGCAAGGCGTGTACACCCTACAAAAGTTCGGGGCCGACGGTATGCTGGGCTCTGGTGTCGCTCTGACATTGATTATGGAGCTTGGTCCCATCTTGACGGCCTTGATGGTCGCTGGGCGGGCCGGTTCCGCCATGTGCGCTGAAATCGGCATTATGCGGATCTCTGAGCAGATTGATGCCTTGGAGTGTATGGCAATAGATCCTTTTCGCTATCTCATTACACCCAAGTTCTTAGCAGCGATTATTTCCGTGCCCTTGCTCACAGCTATGTTTGACGTTGTGGGTATCTACGGCGGGTATCTTGCCGGTGTGAAATTGATGGGTGTGAGCTCTGGTTCTTTTTTTAACGGCATGATGAACAGTGTTACTAATCACGATATTCAGCTCGGCCTAATTAAGTCCTTTGTGTTTGCTTTTTTGTTGGTTTGGATAAGTACGGGACGCGGCTATTTTGTCTTGCAGATCCGAGGGGCGGGGTTTGGAGCTGAAAGCGTCAGTAAGGTGACTACCCAGGCAGTTGTTCTTTCTTCGATTTCCGTTTTAATCTTTGATTACCTGCTCACAGCAGTGCTGCTTTAA
- a CDS encoding ATP-binding cassette domain-containing protein: MVTETERTPAVEFIDVVKYFGEWGQRHRVLHGVSYSVPRGKTTVIAGGSGQGKSVTLKLVLGLLKPDSGRILVDGQDVTRLGGRKLRDLRMKFGVLFQGAALFDSLSVFENIALPLRERTRLTEQEIQERVAATLETLELTGHEKKFPAQLSGGMQKRVGLARALQLEPEIVLFDEPTTGLDPVMTQDIYNLFRRTQEKLGYTAIIVSHDIPKVFDLADQIVLLNKGEVDVFTDVAQIKDSEKPYIREFAEMTLGDLFSADSKKG, translated from the coding sequence ATGGTTACTGAAACGGAACGTACTCCGGCTGTTGAGTTTATTGACGTTGTTAAATACTTCGGGGAATGGGGCCAGAGGCATAGGGTGCTGCACGGTGTCAGCTATTCGGTTCCACGGGGAAAAACCACTGTTATTGCAGGGGGCAGCGGGCAGGGTAAGAGTGTGACGCTCAAGCTGGTGCTCGGCTTGCTGAAACCGGATAGTGGTCGGATTCTGGTGGACGGCCAGGATGTCACCCGGTTAGGAGGGAGAAAACTTCGCGACCTGCGCATGAAATTCGGGGTGCTCTTTCAAGGAGCGGCTCTGTTCGATTCCCTTTCTGTCTTTGAAAACATCGCCCTACCGCTTAGGGAACGAACCCGCTTAACAGAGCAGGAAATTCAGGAACGCGTTGCTGCAACCCTGGAAACTTTAGAGCTCACTGGTCATGAAAAGAAATTTCCAGCGCAGCTCAGCGGTGGTATGCAGAAACGGGTTGGGTTGGCCCGTGCCCTGCAACTTGAGCCGGAAATCGTGCTCTTTGATGAGCCGACAACCGGGCTTGATCCGGTCATGACCCAGGACATATATAATCTGTTCCGACGGACACAAGAAAAATTGGGGTATACCGCGATTATTGTCAGTCATGATATTCCCAAGGTTTTTGACTTGGCAGATCAAATTGTTTTGCTGAATAAAGGGGAGGTTGATGTCTTTACTGATGTTGCGCAGATCAAGGATTCAGAAAAGCCCTATATCCGCGAGTTCGCTGAGATGACTCTCGGGGATTTGTTCTCAGCCGACAGTAAGAAGGGCTGA
- the mlaD gene encoding outer membrane lipid asymmetry maintenance protein MlaD: protein MNNSRVEIVVGLFLVLGFSAFGWLALQLGEVSWLGEGSTYTLYAEFENISGVKAGAEVQIAGVTVGSVTELRLSKDDFAITTLKLDKDIHLAKDSMASVKSQGIIGDKLIQITPGGDKEMYQAGDVIVDTESSVDLESLISKFAFGGVK, encoded by the coding sequence GTGAATAATTCTCGTGTAGAAATAGTCGTCGGTCTCTTTCTTGTTCTTGGTTTTTCCGCCTTTGGCTGGCTTGCCCTTCAGCTTGGCGAGGTTTCTTGGCTGGGGGAGGGGAGTACCTATACCTTATATGCTGAGTTTGAAAATATTTCAGGCGTGAAAGCTGGTGCTGAGGTCCAGATAGCTGGAGTCACAGTAGGCTCAGTAACTGAACTGCGTCTGAGCAAAGATGATTTTGCCATTACCACCCTCAAGTTGGATAAGGATATTCATTTGGCAAAAGATTCTATGGCCTCGGTCAAGTCGCAGGGGATTATCGGTGATAAACTTATCCAGATCACACCGGGCGGTGATAAGGAGATGTATCAAGCTGGTGACGTCATTGTGGATACGGAATCTTCCGTTGATTTGGAGTCGCTGATTTCCAAGTTTGCTTTTGGCGGAGTGAAATAG
- a CDS encoding VacJ family lipoprotein, with amino-acid sequence MLYAADGEVDFLDDAFYEEAPEENAVKDPFEGINRVVFTFNDYAFMWIMNPLATGYSNFLPVDIRGSIANVFYNLQEPMRFVNSLLQVRFSDAGTLLARFTINTVGGLGGLGDPADELGFPKTEATFCQTLDTWGVPDGIFLVVPVMGPTTLRDISGRIVDRFSLTPIYYNWAAGWEESVGIFMGKEVNHLSLHLGEYEKMKEMSFDPYVAVRDGFYQLRRKSWQAGVPRDEFDVDDQSE; translated from the coding sequence TTGCTGTATGCAGCAGATGGCGAGGTGGATTTTCTTGATGATGCATTTTACGAGGAGGCTCCTGAAGAAAATGCTGTCAAAGACCCCTTTGAAGGTATTAATCGGGTTGTTTTTACCTTTAATGATTATGCCTTTATGTGGATTATGAATCCTCTTGCAACCGGATATAGCAATTTTCTTCCAGTAGATATTCGGGGCTCTATAGCAAATGTCTTCTACAATCTGCAAGAGCCTATGCGCTTTGTCAACAGCCTGTTACAGGTGCGGTTTTCAGATGCCGGTACTTTGCTGGCTCGATTCACCATTAATACTGTTGGAGGACTTGGTGGACTCGGGGACCCCGCTGATGAGCTGGGGTTTCCAAAAACAGAAGCTACCTTTTGTCAAACCCTGGATACTTGGGGCGTTCCAGACGGGATTTTTCTCGTGGTGCCTGTTATGGGGCCGACGACCCTGCGTGATATTTCTGGCAGGATTGTTGATAGATTTTCCCTCACTCCTATTTACTATAATTGGGCCGCAGGTTGGGAAGAGTCTGTCGGCATTTTCATGGGCAAAGAGGTGAATCACCTTTCTCTGCATCTTGGCGAGTATGAAAAGATGAAAGAGATGAGTTTTGACCCTTATGTCGCTGTTCGTGATGGTTTTTATCAACTTCGTCGAAAAAGTTGGCAGGCCGGTGTTCCACGTGATGAATTTGATGTTGATGATCAGTCTGAATGA